A region of the Chitinispirillales bacterium genome:
GACAAGGATAATCTCTTGGATTTGTATAACGCCGTTGAAAACAAAAATTACGGCAAAGACGCCGAGATAAAAATAACAACGCTTGAAAACGTCGTATATATGGATATGATAAACGACATAAATCGAAAAATATGTCAGTTTGAAAAAAATTTTGCATTTTGAATATAAATTAATGTATATTACCAATAAATTAGCGGTTCGACGATGAATCGCAGACAAAAATTGAATTCGTTTGATTTTTGGATTTGTTGAAAAAAATTTTGGTTATCAAATAACAGCAAAGGCGCTGTGGGCTGAAAAGTCCACAGCGCCTTTTTTTACAAGAAGGGGGTTTTATGAAAGACGTTTCTAATTTGTTCGGAAGTATGGTTTTTAACGAAACGGTAATGCAGGCGCGTTTACCGAAAAACATTTACAAGTCGTTGAAAAAAGCGATGTCGCAGGGCACACGTTTGGAACTTGACACGGCAAACACGGTAGCGAACGCTATGAAAGATTGGGCTGTCGAAAAAGGCGCAACTCATTTTACTCATTGGTTTCATCCGATGACGGGGGCTACCGCCGAAAAGCACGACAGTTTTATATCGCCGGTAGCCGACGGTAAAATAATTATGGAATTTTCCGGCAAGGAATTGGTACGCGGCGAACCGGATGCGTCAAGTTTTCCGTCCGGAGGCTTGCGCGCTACTTTTGAGGCGAGAGGTTACACGATTTGGGATATTACGTCTTACGCCTTTATCAAAGACTCGACGTTGTGTATTCCTACGGCTTTTTGCTCATACAGCGGTGAAGCGCTTGACAAAAAAACTCCGCTTCTTCGTTCGATGGAAGCGATTGATAAACAGGCGATACGCATACTTAAACTTTTTGGGAATACGGATACGCGCCGTGTAAGTACGACCGTCGGACTTGAGCAGGAATATTTTCTTATCGACAAGGAAGTTTTTCTCAAACGCCCCGATTTGATTTATACGGGGAGAACTCTTTTCGGCGCTTTACCGCCAAAAGGTCAGGAATTGGAAGACCATTATTTCGGCAGTATCAAACCGCGCGTTTCGGCGTTTATGAAAGAACTTGACGAAGAATTGTGGAAATTGGGCGTTTATGCGAAAACCAAACACAACGAAGTCGCTCCGTCGCAGCACGAATTGGCGCCGATATTTATGACGACGAATATTGCGACCGACCACAATCAACTGACTATGGAACTTATGAAGAGTATCGCCAATAAGCACAATTTGGCTTGCCTTTTGCACGAAAAACCTTTCGCGGGCGTAAACGGCAGCGGCAAACATAACAATTGGTCGATCGGTACCGATACGGGAATGAATTTGCTTGAACCGGGCGAAACGCCTTATGAAAACGCGCAATTTCTGCTGTTTTTGGTAGCCGTGATCAAAGCGGTGGACGAATATCAGGATTTATTAAGAGTTTCCGCCGCAAGCGCCGGCAATGACCACAGATTAGGCGCAAACGAAGCGCCGCCTGCGATAGTGTCGATGTTTTTGGGCGACGAACTTACCGAAATTCTTGAAGCGCTTGAGAGCGGCAGCGTATATAAAGGAAAACAAAAAAGTCAAGTGGAAATCGGCGTAACGGTTTTGCCGCATTTCCCCAAAGATACGACCGACCGCAACCGCACGTCGCCTTTTGCGTTTACGGGCAACAAGTTTGAGTTTAGAATGCTTGGTTCAATGTTTTCCGCTTCAGGGCCAAACGTTGTGCTTAACACGGCGGCGGCGGAAATTTTGCGTCAATTTGCGGATACGCTTGAAAACTCAAAAAATTTCAAGGAAGATATGGCGCAGCTCGTAAAAAAGACGTTTCGCGAACACAAAAGAATCGTTTTTAACGGCAACAATTATTCAAAAGAATGGGTTAAAGAAGCGGCGCAGCGCGGCTTGTCAAACCTAAAAACGACGGTCGATGCGCTTCCGGCTTTTATTTCACAGAAGAGTGTCCGCCTGTTTAAAGAACACGGCGTATTTACCGAAACGGAACTTCACTCCCGCTACGAAATACTTATGGAAAATTATTGCAAAATCTTACACATTGAGGCGTTAACGATGACAGATATGGTGAGAAAGGAAATAATTCCGGCATGTTTTGCCTATCAAAACGAGATCGCGAAACTCCTTGCCAATAAAAAAGCGTGCGGTAATTTTGAGATGTTGCTTGAAGAACGGTTTTTAGGACGAATTTCGCAGTTGTCTTCCTGTTTGCTTAAAAAATTGGACGTACTCGAAAGTATGCTGATTGAAGCGAAAGCGGAAAAAGAAATTTTAGATTCTGCAAAATTTTATCGGGACAAAGTATTTACTGCGATGTCTGAACTTCGACTGATAGCGGACGAAATTGAAACCATCACGGCGAGAAAGTATTGGCCTTTGCCTACTTACGGCGAAATACTTTTCAGCGTTATTTGATCCTTATTAAAATCAGGGATTTAGGGTGAACGCCTTAAATCCCTGATCGCTCTTATAGCCTTTCTTGACAAAACTTTTGTATATTTATTATATTTGACGGGATTAAAAGGAAATTTTTATGAAAAAAGAAGGAAA
Encoded here:
- a CDS encoding glutamine synthetase III, which translates into the protein MKDVSNLFGSMVFNETVMQARLPKNIYKSLKKAMSQGTRLELDTANTVANAMKDWAVEKGATHFTHWFHPMTGATAEKHDSFISPVADGKIIMEFSGKELVRGEPDASSFPSGGLRATFEARGYTIWDITSYAFIKDSTLCIPTAFCSYSGEALDKKTPLLRSMEAIDKQAIRILKLFGNTDTRRVSTTVGLEQEYFLIDKEVFLKRPDLIYTGRTLFGALPPKGQELEDHYFGSIKPRVSAFMKELDEELWKLGVYAKTKHNEVAPSQHELAPIFMTTNIATDHNQLTMELMKSIANKHNLACLLHEKPFAGVNGSGKHNNWSIGTDTGMNLLEPGETPYENAQFLLFLVAVIKAVDEYQDLLRVSAASAGNDHRLGANEAPPAIVSMFLGDELTEILEALESGSVYKGKQKSQVEIGVTVLPHFPKDTTDRNRTSPFAFTGNKFEFRMLGSMFSASGPNVVLNTAAAEILRQFADTLENSKNFKEDMAQLVKKTFREHKRIVFNGNNYSKEWVKEAAQRGLSNLKTTVDALPAFISQKSVRLFKEHGVFTETELHSRYEILMENYCKILHIEALTMTDMVRKEIIPACFAYQNEIAKLLANKKACGNFEMLLEERFLGRISQLSSCLLKKLDVLESMLIEAKAEKEILDSAKFYRDKVFTAMSELRLIADEIETITARKYWPLPTYGEILFSVI